The Methanoculleus marisnigri JR1 genome window below encodes:
- the infB gene encoding translation initiation factor IF-2 — protein sequence MAKESTIRTPIVCVMGHVDHGKTSLLDRIRGSSVVSTEEGEITQHIGATLVPIDAVTRMGGALSKVSVNVPGLLFIDTPGHHAFTTLRARGGALADMAIVVVDINEGFRPQTIEALQILRNYKTPFVIAANKVDRIHGWRVQENQPFLKTFAQQNERVQGMVETKVYELVGKLSDLGFNSERFDRVSDFARNICIVPTSALTGEGLPDILMVLIGLAQRYMTESLKVSADGPGAGTVLEVKEERGLGMTLDLILYDGTLKVGDEIVVAGNDQIIETKVRSLLKPRPMSEILIEERFERVKSVTAAAGIKVAAPKLDGVIAGSPLRAVRSGNRDEVIEQVRREVQDIEVNLSDVGVIIRADTIGALEALSKELEGHQIQVMRATVGPVTRHDVIEAGTIKDPLYSAIIAFNTPVLPDAVDALADTAMSHVSIFEGGVIYQLIDDYVEWRDEKKQELERQKFEKLIMPAKIRILPNCVFRQSNPAVVGVRILGGKLQSGVDLALPNGKKIGRIKQIQAKNETVQEAEAGKEVAISIEGPTVGRQINVDDDLYVDIPERHVKVIEREVIDHLSPSLRETLEEFTTLKRREDPFWGK from the coding sequence ATGGCAAAGGAATCAACGATCAGGACCCCCATCGTCTGCGTGATGGGCCACGTAGATCACGGCAAGACATCGCTCCTGGACCGGATCCGGGGCTCGTCCGTGGTATCTACCGAAGAAGGCGAGATTACACAGCACATCGGTGCCACGCTTGTTCCTATCGATGCAGTCACCCGCATGGGCGGAGCCCTGAGCAAGGTCAGCGTCAACGTCCCGGGCCTCCTCTTCATCGACACCCCCGGCCACCACGCCTTCACCACCCTTCGTGCGCGCGGCGGGGCGCTTGCCGACATGGCGATCGTCGTGGTGGACATCAACGAGGGCTTCCGCCCCCAGACGATCGAGGCGCTCCAGATCCTGCGCAACTACAAGACGCCGTTCGTCATCGCGGCAAACAAGGTCGACCGCATCCACGGCTGGCGCGTCCAGGAGAACCAGCCGTTCCTGAAGACGTTTGCGCAGCAGAACGAGCGCGTCCAGGGTATGGTCGAGACGAAAGTATATGAACTCGTCGGCAAACTCTCCGACCTCGGGTTCAACTCCGAACGGTTCGACCGGGTCTCGGACTTCGCGCGGAACATCTGCATCGTCCCGACGAGCGCCCTCACCGGGGAAGGCCTTCCCGACATCCTCATGGTGCTGATCGGGCTTGCCCAGCGTTACATGACCGAGAGCCTCAAGGTCAGCGCCGACGGCCCCGGTGCCGGCACCGTGCTCGAGGTGAAGGAGGAGCGGGGGCTCGGGATGACGCTTGATCTGATCCTCTACGACGGCACCCTCAAGGTCGGGGACGAGATCGTCGTCGCAGGAAACGACCAGATCATCGAGACGAAAGTGCGCTCGCTCTTAAAGCCCCGCCCGATGAGCGAGATCCTGATCGAGGAACGGTTCGAACGGGTCAAATCCGTCACCGCCGCTGCGGGCATCAAGGTCGCCGCCCCGAAACTCGACGGGGTCATCGCGGGCTCCCCCCTCCGGGCCGTCCGGAGCGGCAACCGGGACGAGGTGATCGAGCAGGTCCGGCGTGAAGTCCAGGACATCGAGGTGAATCTCTCCGATGTCGGCGTCATCATCCGGGCGGATACCATCGGCGCCCTCGAAGCGCTCTCGAAGGAACTCGAGGGTCACCAGATCCAGGTGATGCGGGCGACCGTGGGGCCGGTCACCCGCCACGACGTCATCGAGGCGGGAACGATCAAGGACCCCCTCTACAGCGCGATCATCGCCTTCAACACCCCCGTGCTACCGGACGCGGTCGATGCCCTCGCGGATACGGCGATGTCCCACGTCAGCATATTCGAGGGCGGGGTCATCTACCAGCTCATCGACGACTACGTCGAGTGGCGCGACGAGAAGAAACAGGAACTCGAGCGGCAGAAGTTCGAGAAGCTGATCATGCCCGCGAAGATCCGGATCCTCCCGAACTGCGTCTTCCGGCAGAGCAACCCGGCGGTGGTCGGCGTCAGGATCCTCGGCGGGAAACTCCAGAGCGGGGTCGACCTCGCCCTTCCGAACGGCAAGAAGATCGGCCGCATCAAGCAGATCCAGGCAAAGAACGAGACCGTCCAGGAGGCGGAGGCGGGCAAGGAAGTGGCGATCTCGATCGAAGGGCCGACGGTCGGCCGCCAGATCAACGTCGACGACGATCTCTACGTCGACATCCCGGAGCGGCACGTGAAGGTGATCGAGCGGGAGGTGATCGATCACTTAAGCCCGAGCCTGCGCGAGACCCTGGAGGAGTTCACCACCCTCAAGCGCCGGGAAGACCCCTTCTGGGGGAAGTGA
- the tsaA gene encoding tRNA (N6-threonylcarbamoyladenosine(37)-N6)-methyltransferase TrmO, which translates to MTMHTPSPESGGMILRPVGFVRSTVQEPFLVAGRDGISMREGPDASRDHVRSVKETVSEIVIDENRVALLDGIEEYSHVTVLYWGHKVPEESRSVDHVHPMGRTDIPKTGIFSTCSPARPNPVLATVVRLHARRGNVLEVTGLDAVDGSPVIDIKPYVPGQYPKGGVRIPAWMEGLMNEVGERRA; encoded by the coding sequence ATGACCATGCATACGCCATCGCCCGAATCCGGCGGCATGATCCTGCGGCCCGTGGGGTTCGTCCGGAGCACCGTACAGGAACCCTTCCTTGTCGCCGGCAGGGACGGCATCTCGATGCGGGAAGGGCCGGACGCGAGCAGGGATCATGTCAGGAGCGTGAAAGAGACTGTCTCGGAGATCGTCATCGACGAGAACCGCGTTGCGCTGCTTGACGGCATCGAGGAGTACTCCCACGTCACGGTGCTGTACTGGGGGCACAAGGTGCCGGAGGAGAGCCGCTCCGTCGACCACGTGCACCCGATGGGCAGGACCGATATCCCGAAGACGGGGATCTTCTCGACCTGCAGCCCCGCCCGTCCCAACCCCGTGCTCGCGACCGTTGTCCGGCTGCACGCGCGGCGGGGGAACGTTCTCGAGGTTACCGGGCTCGACGCCGTCGACGGCAGCCCCGTCATTGACATCAAGCCCTACGTCCCGGGCCAGTACCCGAAAGGCGGCGTGCGGATCCCCGCGTGGATGGAAGGGCTCATGAACGAAGTGGGCGAACGGCGGGCGTGA
- a CDS encoding 30S ribosomal protein S6e translates to MADFKIILSDPETGRSYKIDATGPAAGGFVGKRIGDEIDGDVLGFAGYTIKITGATDKTGIPSRRDLPGPSRRRLLLSKGVGFHPVMDGERRRKSVRGNEISADIVQINAAVTQSGAKPLAEYFSQPEAAAE, encoded by the coding sequence ATGGCAGATTTCAAAATCATACTATCAGACCCGGAGACCGGACGTTCATATAAGATCGATGCGACCGGCCCCGCCGCCGGAGGGTTCGTCGGCAAGCGCATCGGCGACGAGATCGACGGTGACGTCCTCGGCTTTGCGGGCTACACGATCAAGATCACCGGTGCCACGGACAAGACCGGCATTCCCTCGCGCCGCGACCTTCCCGGCCCGTCCCGGAGGAGGCTTCTCCTCTCCAAGGGCGTCGGGTTCCACCCGGTCATGGACGGGGAACGCCGCAGGAAGTCGGTGCGGGGCAACGAGATCAGCGCCGATATCGTTCAGATCAACGCCGCCGTAACACAGAGCGGTGCAAAACCTCTGGCAGAATACTTCAGCCAGCCCGAGGCGGCGGCTGAATAA
- a CDS encoding radical SAM protein, with amino-acid sequence MQDLESCRLCEWRCGADRLRGERGVCRVGRAEVAATMRSGTLASYIVTLLGCCYRCLHCNAYRISQYPDPGWHYVGHVPAAVLVADARERIAAYRGPRIRTIGFTGGDPIIHLPYIEEVAAEVERQGLDLGIGISTGGFATEAAMERIVGLCRTIALEIKAWSDPVHRALTGAPVGPVLRNAEYLVREGRDRIRVFRTVVIPGMTDREVGRIAAFIASLDPGVPYRLIGFRPNNVLYYHPGPSREEMERLSAVCRKAGLEDVAWSGYYPETVPDDVAARAAGLTDAYGGEAPAALTGAYAAACGCPTHPRDCGACALRDRCPATLREPWRGR; translated from the coding sequence ATGCAAGACCTCGAGTCCTGCCGCCTCTGCGAGTGGAGGTGTGGTGCCGACCGGCTCCGGGGAGAGCGGGGGGTGTGCCGCGTCGGCCGGGCGGAGGTGGCGGCGACGATGCGTTCGGGCACCCTCGCGAGTTACATCGTCACCCTGCTCGGGTGCTGTTACCGCTGCCTCCACTGCAACGCCTACCGGATCTCGCAGTACCCCGATCCCGGCTGGCACTACGTCGGCCACGTGCCTGCGGCGGTGCTGGTTGCCGACGCCCGGGAGCGGATTGCCGCCTACAGGGGCCCCCGTATCCGCACGATCGGGTTTACGGGCGGCGACCCGATCATTCACCTCCCCTACATAGAAGAGGTGGCGGCCGAGGTGGAACGGCAGGGGCTCGATCTCGGGATCGGGATATCGACCGGAGGGTTTGCGACGGAGGCGGCGATGGAGCGGATCGTCGGCCTCTGCCGGACGATCGCCCTCGAGATCAAGGCGTGGTCGGACCCGGTTCACCGCGCCCTCACGGGAGCGCCAGTGGGCCCGGTGCTCAGGAACGCGGAGTACCTCGTCCGCGAGGGGAGAGACCGGATCCGGGTCTTTCGGACGGTGGTGATCCCCGGCATGACCGATAGGGAGGTGGGCAGGATCGCGGCATTCATCGCCTCGCTCGACCCGGGCGTGCCCTACCGCCTCATCGGCTTTCGCCCGAACAACGTCCTCTACTACCACCCGGGGCCGTCGAGGGAGGAGATGGAGCGCCTCTCTGCGGTCTGCCGTAAGGCCGGGCTCGAGGACGTGGCCTGGAGCGGCTACTACCCCGAGACGGTGCCGGACGATGTTGCCGCCCGGGCGGCAGGACTCACCGATGCATACGGAGGAGAGGCCCCGGCGGCGCTCACCGGCGCGTATGCCGCGGCGTGCGGGTGCCCGACCCACCCCCGCGACTGCGGGGCATGCGCCCTCCGCGACCGCTGCCCCGCCACGCTCAGGGAACCCTGGCGCGGCCGGTAG